GCTCCCCGCCCGGCCCCGGCGCCGTACCAGCAGGACCCGTACAACAACCAGCAGCAGCAGTACCGCGGCTACTGATCCGCACCCTGCGTTGTCGGTGCCACCTGGCACGATGGAGCGATGGGGAATGCGGAGCTGCGGTCGATCCACGTTCATCCGGTCAAGGCGCTCCGGGGCTTCTCGCCCCGGGAGGCTCTCGTGGAGCCTTGGGGACTGGCCGGGGACCGACGCTGGGCGCTGATCGACGACGGGGGAAAGGTCGTCACGCAACGCGAGCACCCGCGTCTCGCACTGGCCGCCGCCGAGCTTCTGCCCGGCGGCGGTGTTCGTCTGTCGGCGCCCGGCCACGACCCGCTGGCCGTGCCCGTTCCGGAGCCGGTCACCACCGTGGCGATGGAGATCTTCGGTACCAAGGTCGACGCGGTGCCGGGGCCCGACACCGCGCACATCTGGTGCAGCGACCATCTGGGCTTCCGCGTACGTCTCGTCCACATGGACGATCCCGCCACGCGCAGACCCGTCGACCCGGAGTACGCGCTTCCCGGTGAGACCGTCGGTTTCGCCGACGGCTATCCGCTGCTGCTGACCTCCGAGGCCTCCCTCGACGCCCTCAACTCCCTTGTCGCGCAAGGGGATCACCCCGCCGAGGGGCCGCTGCCCATGAACCGGTTCCGGCCCAATGTGGTCGTCGCGGGCACCGCCGCCTGGGCCGAGGACGGCTGGTCGGGCGTCACGATCGGCGAGGTCGCCTTCCGGGTCGCGAAGAAGTGCGGGCGCTGCGTCGTGACCACCACCGACCAGGGCACCGCCGAGCGCGGCAAGGAGCCCCTGCGCACCCTGGCCCGGCACCGCCGTATCGGCGGCAAGCTCGTCTTCGGGCAGAACCTGGTACCCCGGTCGACCGGCACGATCCGCGTCGGTGATCCGGTCCGGATCCTCGCGTAGGCGGAGTTCCGCATTCGCGCGCAGGCGGAGTTCCGCCCAGAGCGCACGACGTTCCGCCGAAGAGCGCGCGAGGCGGGAACCCTCCCCGTGGGCCCGGTCGTTGAGATCCCGTGAGAAGTTCATGAGAGGCCCGGGGAGAGGTGATTTCGCTCTCTCTTTGCCGGGGCTCTTGGGTGAACGGCCACGCCTGGAGTTATCACGGAGCGGGAAGGGGGTGCGGGACGGTGGGAGCAATCAGGGGTGTGTGGCGTTGGCGGCGCAATCCGCTGCGTCGCGCGACCGATCTGGTCGAGGCCTGGCTGGCCCTCGTGGTCCTGCTGCTGGTCCTGGTCGCCGCGCCCGTGATCGGTTCACTCGTCGGCGCGGTCGCGCAGGACAGCCTGCAGCGGTCGGTGCGGGAGCAGCGCGCGGACCGGCACGCCGTGACCGCGACGGTGGTCAAGAAGCTCAAGGGGGCCGAGCTGGACCCCGATCCGGACTCGTCCACCGCGCGGGACATCCGCAGCAAGGTCCTCGCCGACTGGACCGCCCCGGACGGCACCGTCCAGCACGGCGCGGTGATGGCGAGCCTCAACACCCCGCACGCGGGTGACCACTTCAGGCTCTGGACGGACCAGCAGGGACACATAGTGGCCCGCCCGCTGGACTCGGCCACGGCGACGACCCACGCCGTGCTCGCCGGGCTCGGCGCGGCACTGCTGACCGCCGGGCTCGTCGACAGCGGCAGACGGTTCGTGCTGTGGCGCATGGTCCGCCGCAGGTACGCCCGTTGGGACCGGGCATGGGAGCGGGCGGGCCCGGACTGGGGCAGGACCGGCACCGGCAGCTGACAGCCTTCCGGCTCTGGTCAACCCACCGCCCGCACGCACGCTACGGTGGACCGGCGAAGGCTTCGGCATCAACCCGCGTACCACGAGGTGGGGGCACAGCAGCGCCATGGCACAGGGCACGGTCCAGGTGACGCACACCGGTACATCGCGGTGGCGGCGCCGCACAGGTGAGTACGCGTCGCTCGCCGCCGCCCTGGAGGCCGCGGCCGAGGGAGACGTGCTCACCGTCGCCCCCGGCACCTACCGCGAGAACCTCGTCGTGGCGCGGTCGGTGACCCTGCGCGGCCCCGAGGGTTCGCCCGGCTCGGTGCGCATCGCGCCCCTGGACGGCGTGCCGTTGACCGTGCGCGCCTCGGCGATCGTCCAGGACCTGCACGTCGAGGGCCAGGACTCGGCCGCGCCCGCGCTCCTGGTCGAGGACGGCGCACCGGAGTTGACGGACCTTCGGATCGTCACCCGCTCCGCGTCCGGCATCGAGGTGCGCGGCGGTGCCCGCCCCACTGTGCGGCGCTGCACGGTCGACAACCCGGCCGGCATCGGGATCGCCGTACTCGACGGCGGTGGCGGGGTGTTCGAGGAGTGCGAGGTCGTCTCGGCCGGCCAGGCGGGCGTAGCTGTCCGCGGCGGCGGTCATCCACGCCTGGAGCGCTGCCGTGTCCACCACGCGTCGGGGGTGGGTCTGTCCGCCACGGGTGAGAACTCCTCGCTGGAGGCGGTGGGTTGTGAGGTCTACGAGACCCGGGGCAGCGGCGTCCAGATCACCGGCCGGGCCACCGCCCACCTCACCGACTGCGATGTGCACCGTACGGCCGCGGACGGCGTCACACTCGACACCGACGCGGTGCTGACCCTGGCCGACTGCCGCATCCACGACATCCCGGAGAACGCGGTGGACCTGCGTTCCCGTTCGGTACTGACGCTGACCCGCACGACGGTGCGTCAGTTCGGGCGCAACGGCCTGTCGGTGTGGGACCCGGGCACGCGCGTGGACGCCAACCAGTGCGAGATCTTCGACAGCACCGGCGACTACCCGGCGGTGTGGGTCAGCGACGGCGCGACCGCGGTCCTCGACTCCTGCCGGGTGCACGACGTACCGGACGCGCTGTTCGTGCTCGACCGGGGCTCACGCGCGGACGTCGTCGACAGCGACATCTCCCAAGTACGCAACACCGCCGTGTCGGTGAGCGACGGCGCCACCGCGCAGCTCGACGACTGCCGGATCCGGGACGCGGCCACGGGCGCGTGGTTCCGCGACCACGGCAGCGGCGGCACCCTCAACAACTGCACCGTGGACGCCACCCAGACCGGCGTGATCGTCACCAAGGGCGCCGACCCCACCATCGAGCGCTGCACGGTCGACTCCCCCGCCGAGGCCGGCTTCTACGTCTCCGCGGGCGGCCGGGGCACCTTCCTGGGCTGCCGCGTGACGGGCAGCGGCGGCTACGGCTTCCATGTGATCGACGGCTGCCGTACGACGCTCAAGAAGTGCCGTACGGAGCGGTGCGCGCGCGGCGGTTACGAGTTCGCGGACGCCGGACCGGACGCGGCACCCGGCACGGGACCCGTCGTCGAGGACTGCACCAGCGACGAGAGCAGCCTCAAGCCGTCCACCGCCCACGAGACGGCCGTGGAGACCGCGAGCCAGTCCACCAGCGTGCTGGGCGCGATCCCTACCCAGCGCACGGCTGAGCAGGACCCGCTGATCACCGCGACGGACCCGGAGAAGGAGTCCCGTTCCTCCAAGGCCGTCCTCGGTGAACTCGACGCGCTGGTCGGCCTGGACAGCGTCAAGCGCGAGGTGCGCGCCCTCACCGACATGATCGAGGTGGGCCGCCGCCGCCAGCAGGCCGGCCTCAAGGCGGCCTCCGTCAAACGGCACCTGGTCTTCACCGGCTCCCCCGGCACCGGCAAGACGACGGTCGCCCGGCTCTACGGCGAGATCCTCGCCTCCCTCGGAGTCCTGGAGAAGGGCCACCTCGTCGAGGTGTCCCGCGTCGACCTGGTCGGCGAGCACATCGGCTCCACCGCGATCCGCACCCAGGAGGCCTTCGACAAGGCGCGCGGCGGGGTCCTGTTCATCGACGAGGCGTACGCCCTCTCTCCGGAGGACTCGGGACGCGACTTCGGTAAAGAAGCCATCGACACGCTCGTGAAGCTGATGGAGGACCACCGGGACGCGGTCGTGGTCATCGTCGCGGGCTACACGGCGGAGATGGAGCGGTTCCTGTCCGTCAACCCCGGTGTGGCGTCCCGTTTCTCACGGACCATCACCTTCAGCGACTACAACCCCGAGGAGCTGCTCCGGATCGTCGAGCAGCAGGCCGAGGAGCACGAGTACCGGCTGGCCGAGGGCGCGTCCGAGGGACTGACGAAGTACTTCACGGCGATCCCCAAGGGCGCCGCGTTCGGCAACGGCCGCACCGCGCGGCAGACCTTCGAGGCGATGGTGGAGCGGCACGCGAGCCGGGTCGCCCAGTTCGAGGAGCCGAGCACGGACGACCTGACCCTGCTCTACGCGGAGGACCTGCCCGAGCTGCCCTGAGGCGGCACCTCGGGCCGCAACCGGGCCAGCAGCCGCTCGCGTTCCTCCGCGAACGCCGGGTCGGCCTGGTAGTCGGAATGGCCGAGGATCGGCGCGGGCAGCGGATGCCGTGCGGTACGGCCGTACTCCAGTGGGTCCTTGAGGGGTGGTTCGTGGTCGACCTCGGGGCCGCAGTCGCCGGACACGCGCACCGGGCCGCCGATGGGGTCGGTGAGCCGGTACAGATTGCGCCAGCAGTCGACCTCGCGGTGCAGCCGGGTCAGCGCGGCCGGTCCGAAGTGCGCCGGGAACCAGCGGCCGTAGAGGCGCTCCAGGGGTGAGCCGTAGGTGAGCAGGGCTACGCGTTTGCGCTGGGCGGGCTTCAGTTGCCAGGCCGCCGCCGCTGCGAGGACGCTGCCCTGGGAGTGGCCCGAGATGACGAGGCGGCCTCCCGTGGCGCGGGTCCAGGTGGCCATCCGCCAGGTCAGGTCGGGGACCGCGCGCTCGGCGTAGCAGGGCGGGGCGAAGGGGTGGGCGGCGCGCGGCCAGAAGGTGCCGACGTCCCACAGGATGCCGATCGTGCGCCGCGCGGAGGCGTCCTTGTAGGCGCGCCTGCCCCAGGTGACGAAGAGTATGAACCCGAGCCCGATCAGCCAGGACCCGAGTCCCTGCGAGGTCTGGGCGGCGCCGTGCACGAAGGCGTGCCCGTCCTCTCCGGCCCGCGACGGTGTCCGGTCGGTGGTGAAGGCGCCGACGAGTGCTCCGGCGCCCAGGAGCAGGGTCGCGGTGGAGATGACGGCGACGAGGAGGGGTCCGCGGTCGGTGAGCGCGGCCATCGCGCGCGTGCTCGCGATCTTGGCGGTGCGCGCCCGGTCCTTCCGCCCGCCCGGGTAGTCGCGCGCCACCGCGGCCAGTTCGCTACGGCGCAGCCGCCAGGTGCGATGGCCGATCCCGGCGCACAGGACGAGGACGACGACGAGCAGCGTCGGGATCACCGAGGCCTGCCAGGTGAGCAGCACGGGCGGCCCCGCGATGGACGTCCCGGTGCCGTCCAGCCAGTCGGAGACCCGCTGCGAGACCCCGCCGGACATCACGCCGCCCAGGGCGCAGGCGAGCATCGCGACGGCCGGTCCGCCGAGGCCCCGCATCGCGGAGCGCGGATCGGGGTGGGTGCGGTGCAGGAAGTGGGCTACGACGGCCAGGGCGACCACCAACAGGCCCTGAACCAGGGCGATTCCGCCGAACGTCATGTCGCCCGGCAGCCGCCCGGACGACTGCCACCCCGGGCGCGACCAGCCGGCGTAGAGGAGGGAGAGGGCGAGCAGCAGGAGCGCGCCGAGCGGCAGGCGGCGGACGAGACGGCGGTCGAGGGCCTGGTCGAGGCGGTTCTCGCTGCGGCCCCGGCGGCACACTACGTAGACCACGACGAACGCGACGCCGGCGAGCGCGGTCTCCAGGAGTGTGCCGAGGCGGGCCAGCCGGTCGGAGCCGTCGGGCCCGCGGTCGAAGCGGGCGGCCGAGACGGTGACGGCCGCGGCGACCGTGAGGAGGCCCGCCGCCGTGTGGGCGGCGCGCAGCCGGGCGACCAGGCGGCGGCCGTACCAGAAGCCGGGGCGGCTCAGGGAACTGCGGTCGGGCTCGTCGTCGGGCTCGGCTCTGCGGGGCATCGGCTGCTGGGACTCGTACTCGCTCCAGGTGCGGCGGGAGAGGTACCAGAGGAGGACGGTGAGCGCGATCGGCACCAGGGCGGCGAGCGCGAGGCGGCGGCCGGGGCGGCTCCACCAGCTGCCGTGGGACATCGTGGGCGACAGGAAGCCCAGCCAGGTGTGCCGTTCGGCGCACGCGCGCGTGCCGGCGCACTGCCAGGCGGCGAGGTCCAGGGCGACCTCGCAGGCGGCCGCGACGAGCAGCACGGTCAGGGTCAGTCCCGCGAGCCGCACCAGCAGGCCGTAGAAACGGACCGTCCGTTTCCGGTCGCGGGCGGTGGGGCGCATCCAGTGCGCGAGGTTGACGACCATGAACGGCAGCAGCAACAGCCACAACGCGCGTGTGCCGTTGCCGGAGGTGAGGTTGCACCAGACGTAGGCCTCGCGGATCGGTCCGGTGCGCCGGTCGGCGGGGCGGGACTCGGCGTCCACGTCGGCGGCGCGCCGGAAGACGGCCGCGGTGTCGTCGCCGGTGATCCGTACCGTGCGCGGATCGCCGAGCATCTCCTCGGGTGTGGCGCCGCCGACTCCGTGGACCAGGAGTTCCAGGGCGGGTTCGGTCTGATCGGACCGTCCGGCAAGGGTCTTCGCCTCGCTCGTGACGGCGTGTTCCTGTACACGCTCCACTGTTCGCACATCCCCCGTGACGCACTGTCTGTCCGTGTCCGTGTCCGTGTCGAAGTGCACTCCAGGATCGCCCTTTCCGGCGCGTCGCACACGCCCCGTCACCGAATCTCCCCGATCCGTGTGACACGCGAGCGACGGATGATGACCGAATGACATGTGCGCGTCGGGACAGGCGGTGGCGCGGTGCTTGCGGGGGCGTGCGAGGATTGGGTCGTCCGCGCACCGCCGCCGGGGAAAATGTCCTGGTCGGGGCGGGCGCGACGGGCAGTCTGACGGGTTGCGGCGAAAGGACCGGAGCGTACGTGAGTGAGAATCAGAACCTCCTCGCGGAGCAGCGGCGCGCCCTGATCCTCGACGAGGTCCGGCGCCGCGGTGGCGTCCGCGTCAACGAACTGACCCGCAAGCTCGGCGTGTCGGACATGACCGTGCGCCGCGACCTCGACGCGCTGGCCCGCCAGGGCGTCCTGGAGAAGGTGCACGGCGGAGCGGTCCCGGTCGTCGAGGCGAGCACGCACGAGCCGGGCTTCGAGGCGAAGTCGGGGCTGGAGCTGACCGCCAAGGAGGACATCGCGCGGGCGGCGGCGGAGCTGGTGGCGCCGGGTACGGCGATCGCGCTCTCGGGCGGTACTACGACGTACGCGCTCGCGCATCACCTGCTGGAGGTCCCCGACCTCACCGTGGTCACCAACTCGGTGCGGGTGGCTGACGTGTTCCACGCGGCGCAGCGGACGTCGGGGCAACGGCAGGGGGCGGCGACGGTCGTGCTGACCGGCGGAGTGCGCACGCCCTCCGACTCGTTGGTGGGGCCGGTGGCCGACCAGGCGATCGCGGCGCTCCACTTCGACATGCTGTTCCTCGGCGTGCACGGCATATCGATCGAGGCGGGCCTGTCGACGCCGAACCTCGCGGAGGCCGAGACCAACCGCCGGCTCGTGCAGTCCGCGCGGCGGGTCGTGGTCGTCGCCGACCACACCAAGTGGGGGACGGTGGGGCTGAGTTCGTTCGCCGCGCTGGAACAGGTCGACACGCTCGTGACGGACGCGGGGTTGCCGGCGGAGGCGCGCGCCGACATCTCCGAGCATCTACGGCTCGTGGTGGCGGGCGAAGCGGCCGGTGACGGGGCAGACATCTGACGGTGCGTCAGCTATCGTGACGTCGCCCACCCCGGTCAACTCACCCACCCCGGTCAACTCACCCAACCCGGTCAACTTCCCTTAACCGTCAAGGGGGTTCGCGTCCATGGCCAACCAACTGCGGCCCGTCGGGCTCGACTTCATCGATACCGCTCCGGTACGGCTGGTCTTCGCGCAGGAGATGTCCGCGGCACCGGATGCCGTCTTCCACGCTCTCAACGACGATGTGCCGGGCTGGGCGAAGTGGTTCTCGGCCGTCACGAGCGCGCGGGCGGTCGACGACGGGGCGGGGCGGGACATTCGGCTCAGGGGCGGCGGCCACTTTCGCGAGACGGTGATCGCGGCGAAGTCCGCCGAGGTGTACGCGTATCGGGTTGACGTCACCAACGCGCCGGGAGCGCGGGCGATGGCCGAGGAGTGGCGGCTGAGCCCTGCGGGGAGTGGGACTCGGGTTCAGTGGACGTTCGCCGTGGATGGGACGGCGGTGTTCCGGGGGGCTGTGCGGGTGGCTCGGCCTGGGTTGGGGCGGGCGTTCAGGGGGGCCGTGACCCAGTTGGACCGGCGGTTGGCCGGATAGAGGTTGCACGGGAGTACGTCGTCTGCGGCTGCGTGGGGGCTGGTCGCGCAGTTCCCCGCGCCCCTAAAAGCCAAAAGATGGGGCGCTGGCCAACTCGGTATCCAGAAGTTCAGTGTGGCCATACTCCTGTTGCCAGCAGGGACTCGATCGCCTTGCTGTATGGAGTGATGTCCAGGCCCTGTGCCGTCAGCCAGGCGTCCGAGTAGTACTTGTCCAGGTAGCGGTCGCCCGGGTCGCACAACAGGGTTACCACGCTGCCCTGTTGGCCCGTCGCGACCATCTCGGCGATGATTTTGAGGGCGCTCCAGAGGCCGGTGCCGGTGGAGCCGCCCGCCTTGCGGCCGATGGCTCGTTCCAGGGCCCTTACGGCGGCGACGCTGGCCGCGTCGGGGACCTTCATCATGCGGTCGATGGCGCCGGGGACGAAACTCGGTTCCATCCGGGGGCGGCCGATGCCCTCGATGCGGGAGCCGCAGTCACGGGTGACGTCCGGATCGCCGGTGGTCCAGCCCTCGAAGAAACAGGAGTTCTCCGGGTCGGCGACACAGACGCGCGTGTCGTGCTGCATGTAGTGGACATAGCGCGCGAGGGTCGCCGAGGTACCACCCGTGCCGGCCGTCGCGACGATCCACGCGGGCTCCGGGAAACGCTCCAACTCCAGCTGGCGGAAAATGGATTCGGCGATGTTGTTGTTGCCGCGCCAGTCCGTGGCCCGCTCCGCGTAGGTGAACTGGTCCATGTAGTGGCCGCCGGTCTCCACCGCGAGGGCGGCCGACTCCTCGTACATCTTGCGCGGGTCGTCCACGAAGTGGCACTGCCCGCCGTGGAATTGGATCAGGCGGATCTTCTCGGCGCTGGTCGTGCGCGGCATGACCGCGATGAAGGGCACCCCGATCAGCTTGGCGAAGTACGCCTCGGAGACCGCCGTGGAACCACTGGACGCCTCGATCACCGGGCGGGCGGGCCGGATCCAGCCATTGCAGAGGCCGTAGAGGAAGAGGGAGCGGGCGAGGCGGTGCTTGAGGCTGCCTGTGGGGTGGGTCGACTCGTCCTTCAGATACAGGTCGATGCCCCAGCTCTCCGGGAGCGGGAAGCGGAGGAGGTGGGTGTCGGCGGAGCGGTTGGCGTCGGCCTGGACCTTGCGGACGGCTTCTTTCAGCCAGCTCCGGTAGGCGTCGTCGCTGCGGTCGACGTCGAGGGTGGCACCGGTCAGGGCCTGGGGGTGGTGCTCACGGCGGGGCTCCTTACGCGTCGCGCCGACGGCGTCTCGCGCGGCCGACACCTCGATCATAGGCACCTTCCGCACGCTTCTCACCTGCATAAACATGCCTTTGGGCGGCTCAAAGGCGGCCCTGGGGGCGGGGCGTCGGCGGGCTCGTGGTGGGTTTGCGTTCGCTTTGCTACGGGTTTGCGATGGGCTGCGCGCAGGGCTCGGGGGCGCACTCGCGCGAGTGCTTCGGATACTCACCGTGACC
The nucleotide sequence above comes from Streptomyces sp. N50. Encoded proteins:
- a CDS encoding MOSC domain-containing protein, whose protein sequence is MGNAELRSIHVHPVKALRGFSPREALVEPWGLAGDRRWALIDDGGKVVTQREHPRLALAAAELLPGGGVRLSAPGHDPLAVPVPEPVTTVAMEIFGTKVDAVPGPDTAHIWCSDHLGFRVRLVHMDDPATRRPVDPEYALPGETVGFADGYPLLLTSEASLDALNSLVAQGDHPAEGPLPMNRFRPNVVVAGTAAWAEDGWSGVTIGEVAFRVAKKCGRCVVTTTDQGTAERGKEPLRTLARHRRIGGKLVFGQNLVPRSTGTIRVGDPVRILA
- a CDS encoding right-handed parallel beta-helix repeat-containing protein; this encodes MAQGTVQVTHTGTSRWRRRTGEYASLAAALEAAAEGDVLTVAPGTYRENLVVARSVTLRGPEGSPGSVRIAPLDGVPLTVRASAIVQDLHVEGQDSAAPALLVEDGAPELTDLRIVTRSASGIEVRGGARPTVRRCTVDNPAGIGIAVLDGGGGVFEECEVVSAGQAGVAVRGGGHPRLERCRVHHASGVGLSATGENSSLEAVGCEVYETRGSGVQITGRATAHLTDCDVHRTAADGVTLDTDAVLTLADCRIHDIPENAVDLRSRSVLTLTRTTVRQFGRNGLSVWDPGTRVDANQCEIFDSTGDYPAVWVSDGATAVLDSCRVHDVPDALFVLDRGSRADVVDSDISQVRNTAVSVSDGATAQLDDCRIRDAATGAWFRDHGSGGTLNNCTVDATQTGVIVTKGADPTIERCTVDSPAEAGFYVSAGGRGTFLGCRVTGSGGYGFHVIDGCRTTLKKCRTERCARGGYEFADAGPDAAPGTGPVVEDCTSDESSLKPSTAHETAVETASQSTSVLGAIPTQRTAEQDPLITATDPEKESRSSKAVLGELDALVGLDSVKREVRALTDMIEVGRRRQQAGLKAASVKRHLVFTGSPGTGKTTVARLYGEILASLGVLEKGHLVEVSRVDLVGEHIGSTAIRTQEAFDKARGGVLFIDEAYALSPEDSGRDFGKEAIDTLVKLMEDHRDAVVVIVAGYTAEMERFLSVNPGVASRFSRTITFSDYNPEELLRIVEQQAEEHEYRLAEGASEGLTKYFTAIPKGAAFGNGRTARQTFEAMVERHASRVAQFEEPSTDDLTLLYAEDLPELP
- a CDS encoding DeoR/GlpR family DNA-binding transcription regulator; this encodes MSENQNLLAEQRRALILDEVRRRGGVRVNELTRKLGVSDMTVRRDLDALARQGVLEKVHGGAVPVVEASTHEPGFEAKSGLELTAKEDIARAAAELVAPGTAIALSGGTTTYALAHHLLEVPDLTVVTNSVRVADVFHAAQRTSGQRQGAATVVLTGGVRTPSDSLVGPVADQAIAALHFDMLFLGVHGISIEAGLSTPNLAEAETNRRLVQSARRVVVVADHTKWGTVGLSSFAALEQVDTLVTDAGLPAEARADISEHLRLVVAGEAAGDGADI
- a CDS encoding SRPBCC family protein, with amino-acid sequence MANQLRPVGLDFIDTAPVRLVFAQEMSAAPDAVFHALNDDVPGWAKWFSAVTSARAVDDGAGRDIRLRGGGHFRETVIAAKSAEVYAYRVDVTNAPGARAMAEEWRLSPAGSGTRVQWTFAVDGTAVFRGAVRVARPGLGRAFRGAVTQLDRRLAG
- a CDS encoding PLP-dependent cysteine synthase family protein encodes the protein MRKVPMIEVSAARDAVGATRKEPRREHHPQALTGATLDVDRSDDAYRSWLKEAVRKVQADANRSADTHLLRFPLPESWGIDLYLKDESTHPTGSLKHRLARSLFLYGLCNGWIRPARPVIEASSGSTAVSEAYFAKLIGVPFIAVMPRTTSAEKIRLIQFHGGQCHFVDDPRKMYEESAALAVETGGHYMDQFTYAERATDWRGNNNIAESIFRQLELERFPEPAWIVATAGTGGTSATLARYVHYMQHDTRVCVADPENSCFFEGWTTGDPDVTRDCGSRIEGIGRPRMEPSFVPGAIDRMMKVPDAASVAAVRALERAIGRKAGGSTGTGLWSALKIIAEMVATGQQGSVVTLLCDPGDRYLDKYYSDAWLTAQGLDITPYSKAIESLLATGVWPH